A single window of Anomaloglossus baeobatrachus isolate aAnoBae1 chromosome 5, aAnoBae1.hap1, whole genome shotgun sequence DNA harbors:
- the LOC142312486 gene encoding uncharacterized protein LOC142312486 — protein sequence MEEWEYLEGHKDLYKDVMMEVPQPLTSPGLSSKRTTPERCPRPLLQQDCKEEDPDVPQDHQGEDLTLINTKGTYVGGDEWCQVEIPIDDSAGDDCTRSSEGHPLHYQSYDCGITQNTCDKHAIFRNLALDRRDLSSHPFRQMLSSDSSQTIKKNKSYKRLVINQRAHTGMKTYFCSECGKYFHQKSNLMKHMKTHTGEKPFCCLACGKCFSEKSDLFRHQRIHTGEKPYCCSECGKCFNQKSGLDRHQSIHTGAKPYACSECGKCYAAKSNLVRHVKTHIEENIFSCSECGKCFNQKSNLIKHEKSHTEKKPYLCSECGKCFSRKSNLIKHKKIHTGEKPYSCEDCGKCFSEKSVLFRHQRIHTGAKPYSCSECGKCFNQKSSLIRHRIGHTWKKGFSCSECGKCFNQKSNLNKHKKSHTGEKPYFCEDCGKSFSEKSGLCRHQIIHTGAKPYSCTECGKCFSWKPNLMKHMKTHTGEKPYRCEECGKCFSEKSALFQHHRIHTGAKPFSCSECGKCFTRKAHLIKHLKTHTVKKPFSCEECGKCFSEKENLFRHQGVHTGEKSFSCSVCGKCFNRKSYLQKHESRHTGEKPYSCSVCGKCCKQTTDLVKHEKIHTGDNQFSCSECGKCCNTESNLSRHLEIHKEAKLFSCSECGKCFNRKSYLHKHEIRHTKEKPFSCSECGKCFKQKTDMDKHKKIHTGEKPFSCSECGKCFNRKSNLVKHKNIHKGKKPFSCEECGKCCRDKSDLFRHQRIHTGEEPYSCSECGKCFLLKEMFVEHQHTHTSANPDS from the exons atggaggagtgggagtatttagaaggacacaaagatctgtacaaggacgtcatgatggaggttccccagcccctcacatcaccag gtctatccagtaagaggacaacaccagagagatgtccccgtcctcttctccaacaggactgtaaagaagaagaccccgatgttcctcaggatcatcag ggtgaagatttgACTCTTATTAATACTAAAGGGACATATGTGGGGGGTGATGAGTGGTGTCAAGTGGAGATTCCTATAGATGACAGCGCAG GAGATGACTGTACAAGGAGCTCTGAAGGACATCCGCTACATTACCAATCATATGATTGCGGTATCACACAAAATACATGTGACAAACATGCCATATTTAGAAATCTAGCTCTTGACAGAAGAGATCTATCATCTCATCCTTTTAGACAGATGCtgtcttctgattcatcacagactattaagaaaaataaatctTACAAAAGACTTGTTATAAATCAAAGAGCTCACACAGGGATGAAGACATATttctgttcagaatgtggaaaatattttcaCCAGAAATCAAATCTTATGAAACAtatgaaaactcacacaggggagaagccattttgttGTCTtgcatgtgggaaatgctttagcgAGAAATCGGATCtttttagacatcagagaattcacaccggggagaagccgtattgttgttcagaatgtggaaaatgttttaaccagaaatctGGTCTTGATCGACATCAAAGCATTCACACAGGAGCAAAGCCgtatgcatgttcagaatgtgggaaatgttacgctgccaaatcaaaccttgttagacatGTGAAAACTCACATAGAAGAAAATATATTCtcgtgttcagagtgtgggaaatgttttaatcaaaaATCAAATCTCATTAAACATGAAAAAAGTCACACAGAgaagaagccatatttatgttccgaatgtgggaaatgtttcagccggaaatcaaatcttattaaacataagaaaattcacactggggagaaaccatattcctgtgaagactgtgggaaatgttttagcgaGAAATCCGTTCtttttagacatcagagaattcacacaggtgcaAAGCCgtactcatgttcagaatgtggaaaatgttttaaccagaaatcatCTCTT ATTCGGCACAGAAT AGGTCACACATGGAAGAAgggattttcatgttcagaatgtggaaaatgttttaaccagaaatcaaatCTTAATAAACATaagaaaagtcacacaggggagaagccatatttttGTGAAGACTGTGGGAAAAGTTTTAGTGAGAAATCGGGTCTTTGTAGacatcagataattcacacaggTGCAAAACCatattcatgtacagaatgtggaaagtgttttagCTGGAAACCAAATCTCATGAAACAtatgaaaactcacacaggggagaaaccatatcgttgtgaagaatgtgggaaatgttttagcgaGAAATCGGCTCTTTTTCAACATCATAGAATTCACACAGGTgcaaaaccattttcatgttcagaatgtggaaaatgttttacccgGAAAGCACATCttattaaacatttaaaaactCACACAGTGAAAAAGCCATTTTCTTgtgaagaatgtgggaaatgtttcagcgAAAAAGAAAATCTTTTTAGACATCAAggagttcacacaggggagaaatcgttttcatgttcagtatgtggaaaatgttttaaccgaAAATCATATCTTCAAAAACATGAGAgtcgtcacacaggggagaagccatattcatgttcagtatgtggaaaATGTTGTAAGCAGACAACAGATCTGGTTAAGCATGAGAAGATTCACACAGGGGACAAtcaattttcatgttcagaatgtggaaaatgttgtaATACCGAATCAAATCTTTCTAGACATCTGGAAATTCACAAAGAAGCAAAGttgttttcatgttctgaatgtgggaaatgttttaaccgaaAATCATATCTTCATAAACATGAGATACGTCACACaaaggaaaagccattttcatgttcagaatgtggaaaatgttttaagcagaaaacagatatggacaaacataaaaaaattcacacaggtgaaaaaccattttcatgctcagaatgtggaaaatgttttaacaggaaatcaaatcttgttaaacataaGAACATTCAcaaagggaagaagccattttcttgtgaagaatgtgggaaatgttgcaGAGATAAATCAGATCTatttagacatcagagaattcacacaggggaagagccatattcatgttcagaatgtgggaaatgttttctgctTAAAGAAATGTTTGTTGAACATCAACATACTCACACAAGTGCAAACCCAGATTCATGA